The Actinomycetes bacterium genome includes the window CCGCTGGTCGCGCAGAGCGTCGTCTGGACCCTGCCGGGGGACGGTGGTGCGGCGGTGGCCGAGCACGAGCGGGCGTGCTCGACGCCGGGGGAGTGGTCGTCCGGTACGGCCAGTTCTACGGCCCTGGCACCTACTTCCCGGCGGCCCCACCGGAGGCTCCTCGGATCCACCTCGACGACGCCGCCCGACGTACGCTGCCCCGGCTCACCGCTCCCAGCGGTGTCGTCGTGCTGGTCGACGGTTGAGCCGGGCTGAACGAGGACGGGGTCGCTGATGAGGTATCTGGACGGCGTAATCTCAGGGAAGCCGGTCTCCCGGATCGGTCTAGGCACCTGGCAGTTCGGCTCCCGGGAGTGGGGCTACGGCCGCGCCTACGCGTCGAGCGAGGCCGGGTCGATCGTGGCGCGGGCCGCCGAGCTGGGCATCACGCTGTTCGACACGGCAGAGGCCTACGGGTTCGGGCGCAGCGAGCGGATCCTGGGCGCCGCGCTGGCGTCTCACGGCCTGCGGGACACCGCGTTCGTGGCCACCAAGATCTTCCCGATCCTCCCCGTGGCTCCGGTGGTCCGGCAACGGGCCGCGGCCAGTGCGCGGCGCCTCGGGCTGCCGAAGATCGACCTCTACCAGGTCCACCAGCCCAACCCGGTCGTCCGCGACGGCACCACCATGGCCGGGATGCGCGACCTGCAGCGGGAGGGGCTGGTCGGCGAGGTCGGCGTCAGCAACTACTCGCTGGCCCGCTGGCAGGCCGCCGAGCGTGCCCTGGGCAGCCGGGTGCTGTCCAACCAGGTTCAGCTCAGCCTGGCCCACCCTGGCCCGCTCGACGACCTGGTCCCGTTCGCCCAGGAGCAGGGCCGGATCGTCATCGCCTGGTCCCCCCTCGCCCAGGGGCTGCTCTCCGGCCGCTACGACGCCAGCAACCGTCCCAGCGGCGGCATCCGCGCGATGAACGCCCTGTTCCTCGAGGAGAACCTCGTCCGGGTAGCCCCGCTGCTCGACGTGCTGCGCGCCGTGGCGGGCACGCATCAGGCGACCCCGGCGCAGGTGGCCCTGGCCTGGCTCATCCACCACCCGGCCGTGGTCGTGATCCCCGGCGCCTCCAGCATCGCCCAGGTCGAGGCGAACGCCGCCGCGGCCGACATCACGCTCACCGACGACGAGGCCGCCGAGCTGACCACCCAGGCGCGTCGGTTCCAGCCCGTCTCCGGACTCGCCGCTGCCCGTGGCCTCGCGTCCGGCCTGCTGCACCGCTAGCCGAGAGGGAGTCCAGCGACCGGCGGGTCAGACCAGGCGTTGGGTCCAGACCAGGGCTCCGGCCGCGGCGAGCAGGGCCAGCAGGAGCGCCGCCCCCGCGAACGTCGCGGTGAGCTCTCGGGTGTGTACCACGTAGGCGACGTCCCGACCGATCTGGTCGTAGATCGAGGCCAGCTGGGACGCCGTCGAGGCGGTGAAGGACCGGCCGCCGCTCTCAGCCGCGATGCGCGCCATCGCCTGCGGGTCGTACGGGACCGGGACGTCCTGACCTTGCACGGTCACGCTGCCGCCCGCGGTTCCGAAGGCGATCGTGTCGATGGGCACCGACTGGGCCTTGGCCTCCGCCGCCGCGGCGTCGGCGGCGTCGACCGGCGACAACGAGCCGTCCCCGATGGTCGGTGAGCCGTCGCTCATGAGCACGATCACCGCGGGGGTGGGCTTGCCGGACGTCCCCTTCGGGACCCCGGCCACCGCGGACAGCGCGGTTCGGATCCCGTCGGCGGTGGCCGTCCCTCCGCCGACGGCCAGCGAGCTCAGGGCGCCGAGGACCGACGCGGTGTCCGTCGTGGGTGGCACCAACAGCCGCGCAGTGGTGTCGAAGGTCACGAGCCCCACCTGGATGCCGGTGGGGAGCTTGCGGACGAAGGCCTTCGCCTGCTCCTCGGCCGCAGCGAGGCGGCTGGGCGCGACATCGGTCGACGTCATCGATGCGGAGGTGTCGAGGGTGAGCAGGATCGTGGCCCGGTCCTTGGGGGTTCGCAGGGCCATTGCGGGCTGGGCGAACGCGAGGGTGAGGACCACCAGCGACACCAGCAGGGCGGCCGCCGGCAGGTGCCGCTGCCAGCCCTGCCGCCTGGGCACCACCGAGTTGAGCAGGTCGACGCTGCTGAAGCGAAGGACCTGGGTGTGCCGGCGCCGCTGGACCAGCACGTACATGACGAGGAGTGCAACCGGGGCGATGAGCAGCACCAGCCGCCAGCCGGAAAGGAAGGTCATCGATGAGCTCCCTGGTACGTGGGTGCGAAGCCGGCCCGCGGGCGGTCCGCCGCGGATGTCGGCCGCAGCCCCTTGCGCCGCGTGGCGAACAGCACGGTGTCGGTCAGCCAGTCGCTGGCCGTGGACAGGTGCAGGTACTCGGCCCCGGCCGCGATGATCTGCCCGGCGATCCCAACGTGCCGCGCAGCCGCGGCCACGGCGTAGCGGGCCCGGAGGGTGGCCGAGCGGGTCTGCACATACCGCTGCCGTCCGGTCTCGGGGTCGACGACGGCGAGCATGCCCACGGCAGGCAGCTCGAGCTCGCGAGGGTCGGTGACGTGGACGGCGACCACCTGGTGGCGGAGCGCGAGCGCGCGCAACGGCGGCTGCCAGCGCTGGCTGTCCAGGAAGTCGGAGATGACGACGACCTGGCTGCGCCGTGGCTGGGCGACGAGCAGACGGCGCAGGGCAGCAGCCAGGTCGGCGTCGTCCGAGGGGCCGCGGTCCTGGCGGGGGGTGTCGTGCAGGGTCGCCAGGGCGGTCATGAACCAGGCGCGTCCGGCCCGAGCCGGCTGGTACCCGGGCCGCTCGATGCCGGCCACCAGCACCCCCAGCCGGTTGTGGCCCCGCACGGTGAGCATGCCGAAGGCCGCTGCGGCGCCAAGGACGACGTCGCGCTTCTCCGCCCGGGCGGTCCCGAAGTCGAGGCTCGCCGAGCGGTCAGCAACGATCCAGGTGTCCACCTCCCGCTCGGCCTCGGTCGTTCGCACGTACGCCCCCGCGGAGCGGGCCGACAGGTTCCAGTCGATGAGTCGGGCGTCGTCGCCAGGCTCGTACGAACGGGCTCCGGCTCGCTCGTTACCGGGCCCCAGCGCGGGGGTCAGGTGGTCGCCCGCTGCGCTGCCGTCCAGTCGGCGCAGCACGTCGAGCTCGAGCCTGCGGAGGACGGACGCCCGGGTGGCCACGTCCGCTGGCGAGGCGGCACCAGGACGTTGGCCGTGACTCATCCGGCGACCTGCACGGGGGCCGGTGCGAACCCGACGGGCAGCGTCATCGTCAGCTCGTCCTGCTGCGGCGCGACCCGGGGAGCCGGGACGTGGGAGAGCACCCGGCGGACAACGTCGTCCGCGTGCAGACCTTCGGCCAGTGCCTCGTACGTCAAGGTGACCCGGTGCCTCAGCACCTCGGGCGCGACCTCGAAGACGTCCTGGGGCACGACGAACCGACGACCGTGCAGGACCGCGAGCGCACGGGCCGCCGCGAGCAGCCCGAGCGTCCCGCGTGGACTGGCGCCCAGCGCGATGAACCGAGTGAGGTCCTCCAGCCCCCACCGGGCGGGGTCGCGGGTGGCCATGACGAGGCGTACGGCGTAGTCCTGCACGGCGTGGTGGACGAACACGGCCCGGACGACGTCCTGCACCTCGGCGAGCTGCTCGACCGTGAGCACCTGGCTGGCGGTGGGCGACGGGCCGCTCATCCGCAGGGCGATGGCCGACTCCTCCTCGTACGTCGGGTGCTGCACCACGACGTGCATGAGGAAGCGGTCACGCTGCGCCTCAGGCAGGGCGTACACACCCTCCGACTCGATGGGGTTCTGGGTGGCCAGGACCAGGAACGGGGACGGGACCGGACGGCTGTGGCCGCCGACGGTGACCTGGCGCTCGGCCATCGCCTCGAGCAGCGCGGACTGCACCTTGGCCGGTGCTCGGTTGATCTCATCGGCGAGCACGATGTTCGCGAACACCGGGCCCCACTCGATGTCGAAGTCCTCGCTCGAGGGTCGCCAGATCCTCGTTCCGACCAGGTCGGCGGGGACGAGGTCCGGCGTGAACTGGATGCGCGCGAACTGGCCGCCCACGACCTGCGACAGGGTCGAGACCGTCAGCGTCTTGGCCAGGCCCGGGAAGCCCTCGATCAGGCAGTGACCGTTCGCCAGCAGGGAGAGCAGCACGCGCTCGACCATCCGGTCCTGCCCGACCACGACGCGCTTGATCTGGAACAGGGCGTCTTCGAGCAGCGCGGCGCACTCGGCGGCGGGCATGGCCCCGGCCGCGTGCGTGGGCTGGGCGTGGGTCTCGTCGGGTACCGGCACCGTACGCT containing:
- a CDS encoding aldo/keto reductase, with the protein product MRYLDGVISGKPVSRIGLGTWQFGSREWGYGRAYASSEAGSIVARAAELGITLFDTAEAYGFGRSERILGAALASHGLRDTAFVATKIFPILPVAPVVRQRAAASARRLGLPKIDLYQVHQPNPVVRDGTTMAGMRDLQREGLVGEVGVSNYSLARWQAAERALGSRVLSNQVQLSLAHPGPLDDLVPFAQEQGRIVIAWSPLAQGLLSGRYDASNRPSGGIRAMNALFLEENLVRVAPLLDVLRAVAGTHQATPAQVALAWLIHHPAVVVIPGASSIAQVEANAAAADITLTDDEAAELTTQARRFQPVSGLAAARGLASGLLHR
- a CDS encoding VWA domain-containing protein, encoding MTFLSGWRLVLLIAPVALLVMYVLVQRRRHTQVLRFSSVDLLNSVVPRRQGWQRHLPAAALLVSLVVLTLAFAQPAMALRTPKDRATILLTLDTSASMTSTDVAPSRLAAAEEQAKAFVRKLPTGIQVGLVTFDTTARLLVPPTTDTASVLGALSSLAVGGGTATADGIRTALSAVAGVPKGTSGKPTPAVIVLMSDGSPTIGDGSLSPVDAADAAAAEAKAQSVPIDTIAFGTAGGSVTVQGQDVPVPYDPQAMARIAAESGGRSFTASTASQLASIYDQIGRDVAYVVHTRELTATFAGAALLLALLAAAGALVWTQRLV
- a CDS encoding DUF58 domain-containing protein, whose translation is MSHGQRPGAASPADVATRASVLRRLELDVLRRLDGSAAGDHLTPALGPGNERAGARSYEPGDDARLIDWNLSARSAGAYVRTTEAEREVDTWIVADRSASLDFGTARAEKRDVVLGAAAAFGMLTVRGHNRLGVLVAGIERPGYQPARAGRAWFMTALATLHDTPRQDRGPSDDADLAAALRRLLVAQPRRSQVVVISDFLDSQRWQPPLRALALRHQVVAVHVTDPRELELPAVGMLAVVDPETGRQRYVQTRSATLRARYAVAAAARHVGIAGQIIAAGAEYLHLSTASDWLTDTVLFATRRKGLRPTSAADRPRAGFAPTYQGAHR
- a CDS encoding AAA family ATPase codes for the protein MPAAECAALLEDALFQIKRVVVGQDRMVERVLLSLLANGHCLIEGFPGLAKTLTVSTLSQVVGGQFARIQFTPDLVPADLVGTRIWRPSSEDFDIEWGPVFANIVLADEINRAPAKVQSALLEAMAERQVTVGGHSRPVPSPFLVLATQNPIESEGVYALPEAQRDRFLMHVVVQHPTYEEESAIALRMSGPSPTASQVLTVEQLAEVQDVVRAVFVHHAVQDYAVRLVMATRDPARWGLEDLTRFIALGASPRGTLGLLAAARALAVLHGRRFVVPQDVFEVAPEVLRHRVTLTYEALAEGLHADDVVRRVLSHVPAPRVAPQQDELTMTLPVGFAPAPVQVAG